In one window of Planctomycetaceae bacterium DNA:
- a CDS encoding transposase: MPRANRRDVLAEGEIQVVHFVNRCVRRAFLCGKDPLTGVDYEHRREMIRQRLEFLAGIMGIEVLGYSVMSNHLHCVLRSRHDVVVTWSDKELAQKWWALCPARKQKDGSAAEPTEFEINAIKNDRQKLKDVRIRLSSISWFMRFLCEKVARESNKQDECTGRFWEGRFKAQVLADDAAILACMQYVDLNPVRAKLAKTPEASNFTSAQDRIADAKTADEVSTADARDNRMEHGERAGWLAPVALRPKPRPDIPPKQRSMRPSLVASLAASLSLERPEPSSHLCAITDP; the protein is encoded by the coding sequence ATGCCACGAGCGAATCGGCGGGACGTTCTGGCGGAGGGTGAGATTCAGGTTGTTCATTTCGTGAATCGGTGCGTTCGGCGGGCCTTTCTTTGTGGAAAAGATCCGCTCACCGGGGTCGATTACGAACATCGTCGCGAGATGATTCGGCAGCGGCTGGAGTTCCTGGCCGGAATCATGGGCATCGAAGTGCTCGGCTACAGCGTGATGAGCAATCATCTTCACTGCGTCTTGCGCAGCCGGCACGATGTTGTGGTCACGTGGTCGGACAAAGAGTTGGCGCAGAAGTGGTGGGCGTTGTGTCCGGCTCGCAAGCAAAAGGATGGCTCCGCGGCCGAGCCGACCGAATTCGAAATCAATGCGATTAAGAACGACAGGCAAAAGCTAAAGGACGTGCGAATTCGGTTGAGCAGTATCTCATGGTTTATGCGGTTCCTGTGTGAAAAGGTGGCTCGCGAAAGCAACAAGCAGGATGAATGTACGGGCCGATTCTGGGAGGGTCGCTTCAAGGCTCAGGTGCTGGCCGACGACGCGGCGATCCTGGCGTGCATGCAGTACGTCGACCTGAATCCCGTGCGAGCCAAACTGGCGAAGACACCGGAGGCAAGCAACTTCACCAGCGCTCAGGACCGTATCGCAGACGCGAAGACGGCCGATGAGGTTTCGACAGCGGACGCTCGCGACAACCGCATGGAGCACGGTGAACGAGCCGGGTGGCTGGCCCCGGTTGCATTGCGCCCAAAACCTCGGCCAGACATTCCTCCAAAGCAGCGGTCGATGAGACCAAGCCTGGTCGCCAGCCTGGCCGCATCACTCTCCTTAGAGAGACCAGAGCCTTCGTCGCACCTATGCGCTATTACCGACCCGTAG
- a CDS encoding RHS repeat-associated core domain-containing protein, whose product MGTTIFVWDPVFDCVSHELDGTGAVKASYTNEPQQYGGVISQHRDGTTSTLHADALGSTRFLTDESGAITDTYLYDAWGNTVAETGTTTMPFKWVGKYGYYADESTTQVYVRARMYQPTVARWISIDPQFDETNVAFAYGTNRPVSHLDSSGLLTWESLTLETGPCGMYHWPVRFIPESERQGWILQEVSFWFDIGQCDSAVSIKSQPCRSGKITGNSGAVELHTYWEIWYVTKSGDIATAGRLRRSPSKNRVFDEKSAVVGGGMDYFGFNGGADTCVEETASTQTGKVYFLRGNIIPPEFLTQSGRPLAARFWG is encoded by the coding sequence ATGGGAACCACAATCTTCGTCTGGGATCCAGTATTTGACTGTGTGTCCCATGAATTGGACGGCACAGGAGCAGTCAAAGCCAGCTACACGAACGAACCGCAGCAATACGGCGGAGTCATCAGCCAGCACCGAGACGGTACCACCAGCACCCTCCACGCCGACGCCCTCGGCAGCACCCGATTCCTCACGGATGAATCTGGTGCTATCACTGACACCTACCTCTACGACGCCTGGGGAAACACCGTCGCAGAAACCGGCACAACCACCATGCCATTCAAATGGGTCGGAAAGTACGGCTACTACGCTGACGAATCAACAACGCAGGTTTACGTCAGAGCAAGGATGTATCAGCCGACTGTGGCAAGGTGGATCAGTATTGATCCGCAATTCGACGAAACGAACGTGGCGTTTGCTTACGGAACGAATCGTCCGGTAAGCCATCTTGATTCTTCGGGTCTATTGACATGGGAGTCACTAACACTGGAAACCGGCCCGTGCGGAATGTACCACTGGCCGGTCAGGTTTATTCCTGAATCGGAACGACAGGGCTGGATCCTCCAGGAGGTGTCGTTTTGGTTTGATATCGGTCAATGTGATTCGGCTGTTTCAATAAAGAGCCAACCCTGCAGGTCCGGAAAGATCACCGGCAACTCTGGTGCCGTCGAGCTGCACACATATTGGGAGATCTGGTACGTGACGAAGTCCGGCGATATCGCGACAGCTGGACGACTACGTCGCAGCCCATCGAAGAATCGGGTGTTTGACGAGAAGAGTGCTGTTGTCGGGGGCGGAATGGACTATTTTGGCTTTAATGGCGGGGCTGACACCTGCGTCGAGGAGACGGCCTCTACTCAAACGGGAAAAGTGTACTTCCTGCGTGGCAATATAATACCGCCCGAGTTTTTAACTCAGTCCGGCAGACCCCTTGCCGCACGGTTTTGGGGTTGA